A stretch of DNA from Gemmatimonadota bacterium:
GAACTTCGTCACCACCGTGACCGAGAAGTTGATGACCTACGGGCTCGGTCGCGGTGTAGAGTATTACGACGCCCCGGCGATCCGACGGATAGTGGGCGAGGCGGCAGTGGATGACTATAGTTGGTCAGCGCTGATCACGGGGATCGCGCTCAGCGTGCCGTTCCAGATGAGGAGCTCCGCACCATGATGATCACCAAGAAGGCGTTGCCCCGGCGGACGTTTCTGAAAGGTGTGGGCGCGAGTGTGGCCCTGCCGCTGCTGGACAGTATGGTGCCGGCGATGCAGAGTGCCCCGGCCGAGCCAGTAGCCCGGCTGTTCATCGGCTACGTGCCCAACGGCGTGATCATGGACAAATGGACCCCGACCACGACCGGTGCGGGGTTCGAGTTGCCGTCGACGCTGGCGCCGCTGCAGCCCTTCCAGGACCAACTCACCGTGATCAGCGGGCTGGCCAGCCAGCCGATGTTCCCACTGCCCGGCGAGGGCACGGGCGACCACGTACGAGCGGCCGCCGCGTTCCTGACCGGCGTGCACCCCAAGAAGACCGAAGGACCGGACATCCGCGGCGGCACGTCGCTCGACCAGATCGCGGCTCAGCAGATCGGTCAGGAGACGCAGCTCTCGTCACTCGAACTCTGCCTCGACCCGAACGAGTTGATCGGCGCCTGCGAGGCCGGGTGGAGCTGCGCCTACGCGAACACACTGTCGTGGCGTAATCCGACCACGCCGTTGCCCATGGAGAATCAGCCCCGTGCGGTGTTCGAGCGGCTCTTCGGCGACGCCGACGACACCAGCCAGGCAGCCCGCGAGACACGTCTCCGCGAGGACCGCAGCATTCTCGATTCGGTGTTGCGCGAGATCGGCAGCTTCCGGAACGCGCTGGGGCCCTCCGACCGCGACAAGATCACCCAGTATCTCGACGCCATCCGCGACATCGAGCGGCGGATCCAGCTGGCGGAGGCACAGAGCGACGTCGAGCTGCCGGAGCTGGTGCGGCCCGCCGGCGGTATCCCTGACACCTTCGCGGAACACGCGCGGCTCATGTTCGATCTCCAGGTGCTGGCGTTCCAGACCGACATGACGCGGGTGATCACCTTCATGATGTCGCGGGAGGTCAGCCCTCGGACCTACCCGGAGCTGGGCATCCCCGACCCGCATCATGGGCTGTCGCACCACGGGAACAGACCTGGTCAGATGGAGAAACTGGCCCGGGTGAACGTGCATCACATCGAGCAGTTCGCCTATTTCCTCGACCGGTTGCGGTCCACGCCCGACGGAGACGGTACGCTGCTGGACAACGTGCTGGCGCTCTACGGGTGCGGCATCAGCGACGGTAACCAGCATCTGCACACCAATCTGCCGATCCTGCTCGCGGGCGGGGCGGGGGGGCGGCTGCAGGGCGGCCGGCATATCCGTGTCACGGAAGACACGCCGCTGACCAATCTGCAACTGACCATGCTCGACAAGGTCGGCGTGGAAACGGAGCGGCTCGGAGACAGCACCGGGCAGCTGACGCACCTCTCGGACGTTTGACGCTCCAGAGAACGTTTGCACAGTTCCTGGTGAATGCT
This window harbors:
- a CDS encoding DUF1552 domain-containing protein is translated as MMITKKALPRRTFLKGVGASVALPLLDSMVPAMQSAPAEPVARLFIGYVPNGVIMDKWTPTTTGAGFELPSTLAPLQPFQDQLTVISGLASQPMFPLPGEGTGDHVRAAAAFLTGVHPKKTEGPDIRGGTSLDQIAAQQIGQETQLSSLELCLDPNELIGACEAGWSCAYANTLSWRNPTTPLPMENQPRAVFERLFGDADDTSQAARETRLREDRSILDSVLREIGSFRNALGPSDRDKITQYLDAIRDIERRIQLAEAQSDVELPELVRPAGGIPDTFAEHARLMFDLQVLAFQTDMTRVITFMMSREVSPRTYPELGIPDPHHGLSHHGNRPGQMEKLARVNVHHIEQFAYFLDRLRSTPDGDGTLLDNVLALYGCGISDGNQHLHTNLPILLAGGAGGRLQGGRHIRVTEDTPLTNLQLTMLDKVGVETERLGDSTGQLTHLSDV